In Podospora pseudoanserina strain CBS 124.78 chromosome 5, whole genome shotgun sequence, a single window of DNA contains:
- a CDS encoding hypothetical protein (EggNog:ENOG503PSHC) produces MAPPPKWTDDYTEMGGDTIWGPDGEAVAYITAAGLDKTNLKPLFTLLPSVTEDLTLFQTGSPLKFYLWSADDYSLHKVTLDSLDEILKWLEAEDRPFYTLPSERIL; encoded by the exons ATGGCT CCTCCTCCGAAATGGACAGATGATTACACCGAAATGGGTGGCGATACAATCTGGGGCCCCGATGGCGAGGCGGTTGCTTACATCACTGCTGCCGGCCTTGACAAGACCAACTTGAAGCCACTCTTCACCCTCCTACCCTCGGTCACTGAAGACTTGACTCTTTTTCAAACGGGGTCGCCGCTCAAATTCTATCTCTGGAGCGCCGACGACTACAGTCTTCACAAGGTCACTTTGGATAGCTTGGATGAAATCTTGAAATGGCTGGAGGCTGAGGACAGGCCGTTCTATACTTTGCCATCGGAGAGGATTCTCTGA
- a CDS encoding hypothetical protein (EggNog:ENOG503PFA5), protein MQSSTAPLEWEILTRGDPDTTFESLYVITETAKIVEKMEGLVESIVSKGKRTEEQWEAAKKIDEAHQKELRLVLEKIKLLCSPGAEWREPVPEQHVLREEKAKVNNKRVLHVRGTEAKWRFNFLPQALIDNDISKLEDDKRRQRFKEVVEDDLRNNFYFLLPDLLGLFLSKLGIAPPHATVENFYIPILALYARWAGVMLEGGSTPLSQEDIEEFEPDPDFPTARVVVRSDKQKSSQPNMYQITWTEADKASGEPNLFSLGASLGGYYGSLGTRNFGGLLRKARWDICDRDKGIVNIVAHWDFTGYSKTMGWKWAKTGGSIDTFRYGNCAETYTFLHMLSHRTPQERARTKGIALSPRGTTLDPDFDKKSKDFKVEREYKYEHITQQRKNIEEKIRDFFTGPCANCTFMGRIYEADLKQFDPVVHLPFDTTT, encoded by the exons ATGCAATCCTCCACGGCACCCTTGGAGTGGGAAATTCTCACGCGAGGCGATCCCGACACTACATTTGAGAGTCTCTATGTCATTACAGAGACTGCAAAA ATTGTTGAAAAAATGGAAGGCCTAGTGGAGAGCATTGTGtcgaaggggaagaggacggaGGAGCAGTGGGAAGCTGCTAAGAAGATAGACGAGGCGCACCAAAAGGAATTGCGATTAGTTCTCGAAAAGATCAAGCTGCTGTG TTCTCCAGGTGCTGAGTGGAGAGAGCCAGTTCCTGAGCAGCATGTCCTACGAGAGGAAAAGGCTAAAGTGAACAACAAGCGCGTCCTTCATGTCCGCGGCACCGAAGCGAAATGGAGGTTCAACTTCTTGCCTCAAGCTCTCATCGACAACGACATTTCCAAACTCGAAGATGACAAAAGACGCCAGCGCTTCAAAgaggtcgtcgaggacgACCTACGAAACAACTTCTATTTTCTACTTCCGGACCTCCTAGgcctctttctctccaaGCTCGGGATCGCGCCACCCCACGCCACAGTCGAGAATTTCTACATACCAATTCTTGCGCTATATGCACGCTGGGCTGGTGTGATGCTGGAAGGGGGCAGTACGCCTCTTTCCCAAGAAGACATCGAAGAATTTGAGCCCGATCCGGATTTCCCCACAGCAAGAGTAGTAGTCCGGTCTGACAAGCAGAAATCGTCACAACCAAACATGTACCAGATCACATGGACGGAAGCAGATAAGGCCTCTGGAGAGCCAAACTTGTTCTCGTTGGGCGCGTCGCTCGGTGGTTACTACGGTAGCCTCGGCACAAGGAACTTTGGCGGTCTTCTTCGAAAGGCGCGATGGGACATTTGCGATAGAGACAAGGGAATAGTCAACATCGTGGCCCACTGGGACTTTACTGGGTATTCCAAGACCATGGGGTGGAAGTGGGCAAAGACCGGGGGAAGCATAGACACCTTCCGATACGGAAACTGCGCCGAGACGTACACCTTTCTCCATATGCTATC ACACCGCACTCCTCAAGAAAGGGCCCGGACAAAGGGCATAGCCTTGAGTCCAAGAGGCACAACTCTGGATCCTGACTTTGACAAGAAGTCAAAAGATTTCAAAGTCGAAAGAGAATACAAATACGAGCATATTACTCAGCAAAGAAAGAATATCGAGGAGAAGATCCGAGATTTCTTTACAGGTCCTTGCGCAAACTGCACATTCATGGGGAGAATTTACGAGGCCGACCTTAAACAGTTCGACCCAGTGGTCCATTTGCCCTTCGATACCACAACATAG
- a CDS encoding hypothetical protein (EggNog:ENOG503NY1B) has product MSNKDPPPPPAPPSGPFTVYSSVAKQGGTGSVKTLTAKTNIDNFVRQLSSSSLVFPRAPTSPSPETIPLDPSDITFKWLTLLDPKGTVSAGFHDAATQDIDNFQVRMAAPWDLVFSSAPTFLVTTFGSEGNPGLAPVSKVPVPGLKDTGSLLYMGLDPTTTPVTASVKELFAFAGLKSPPLSEFAPWGVTLRVSSDPAKPIRNALWYSPLNYDQTILRLQFSLSDADRATLQSYIAKALPSLEFRNVDFICRRTITGMTIGGKISASAQGEVLIETECHLLPKGHDLQIRAGISIFHDQYHLTFQLDKQIKGHSALGDILAWLAECVGLQSDDFNFVTDMLMQQDGKAFGDALELRRIQIALGTDDGGKTTKLMSFSVDIQATATFGHENGPDGNPKDADPVVFLLTPDRNLAPGFEEINSLVPTLAKVRKAISIPGLIPGLNIENVPHNIPTDISRAYIVLNQSSIAVGGTVQSLDFTSQDKDYPVPQLNLGWVSIDASYNWAKGATSPLNVKASFLAELRPSKNATHKEPATLVGAMVYDSGKWTLSADLEGLYLSSLYNFFFQKPSNADPDATGEADHVLPLIEAIEIESMKLTYVYDKTPTTGDQVVGSSFTFDGILNVSDLQLKLHFSYEKKAFEFRATLHAGSATTIGKIIEDLVGDGIDVPEFLYDAKLDPAKDGLEIGVMKGSSAKPGTPAPFHFVAKLTVNFPKDVQITLTFAQWHGSNWSASEPSKKLIKAALTGIPHVSIPLVGDITQPFDEMYFMHVIDGTKKKSSQQLPGITRKEKDDLNLDEAFKAHPLVAKDKSKDTSDDVVVITAGAHLAIVIKNERGERVCILDYNFKKQKTVGDGKENTKKRTIPAGGESKEPAKKDSDGSAASAPLKKKMGGLSISDIGLKYENKILSISFTATMELGPVGFSLIGFALNMELTSLNLSDIRMLPPSLEGFSVVFERKPLSIAGIIRHGKTPELEYYAGGLIVGWTPYQLEAAGFYGKAKPEGRDPFVSVFVFAKLAGPLVSLEFAEISGVTGGFGYNSSVRVPTADQIPSFPFIDQHATDNAGDALEALQKLTSAGQDAWFQPLPDTYWAAAGMKIDAFQMIALDAVVVVQFGTSIKLGIFGVALVDVPSSLSDFKFAHVELGLAVVVDFDIGIMKVEAQLSPKSYILHPSCKLTGGFALWYWFDAPHADQANVGNFVFSLGGYHQAFKVPVGWPVPDRLKISWGLGNNLSISGEAFFAITPKVCMGGGRLRASYSAGPIAAWFDAFANFLIQYQPFHFASEAGICIGASFNLDIWFIHIHISVEVSADLYLWGPPLAGIVSVNIKVARFNIHFGDDNNGPGALQLDQFFDLVLQASSKKKAATTTTPMSVAIPINPIMEPDQAARFKRMSDNVGHTFLARFGLMNDTSDPKREQNAEWVVRGGTFSFSIGCKMMVDDVKLVGNSKEDINSKASGAGSIYAKPMKTDSSLASHMTVRITQTQGKQVWGMSQEYKSVPTGLWQKYDSSKDPLNGKANNNIDDYLNDKDGGMKLMSGILFSAPPPKMSDDKLKVFDIIDSTLMEIESDRQFPLPTDCHKDWDPYPPRNEEDDDEWTVVQKRWKTPLWNTDNEPKHSAVSLAVDSSPEAAAQPIVPVEPKTRDVQTDFVSAFVHAFNWDAGLKLPSLAKMPRKLEKRFGDLFVVPPMMTA; this is encoded by the exons ATGTCAAACAAAgaccctcccccgcctccagctcctccctctggccCATTCACAGTCTACTCCAGCGTCGCGAAGCAGGGTGGCACGGGCTCAGTCAAGACTCTAACAGCAAAAACAAACATCGACAACTTCGTCCGTCAGCTTAGCTCAAGCAGTCTCGTCTTTCCCAGAGCGCCAACATCCCCTTCTCCTGAGACGATCCCTTTGGACCCATCTGATATCACCTTCAAATGGCTTACGCTCCTCGATCCCAAGGGCACCGTGAGTGCAGGTTTTCATGATGCCGCCACTCAAGACATCGATAACTTTCAGGTCCGCATGGCAGCCCCTTGGGATCTGGTGTTCAGTTCTGCGCCCACATTCCTTGTAACGACATTTGGTTCTGAGGGCAATCCGGGTTTAGCACCTGTGTCCAAGGTCCCCGTACCTGGGTTGAAGGATACTGGCAGTCTTCTGTACATGGGCCTCGACCCAACGACCACGCCCGTCACGGCGTCTGTGAAGGAACTCTTCGCCTTCGCTGGGCTGAAGTCACCGCCTCTCTCTGAGTTTGCGCCTTGGGGTGTCACGCTGCGGGTATCAAGCGATCCAGCCAAGCCGATTCGTAACGCGCTTTGGTACAGCCCACTTAACTACGATCAGACCATTCTCCGTCTGCAGTTCAGTCTCAGTGACGCAGATAGAGCCACCTTGCAAAGCTACATTGCCAAAGCACTTCCATCCCTCGAGTTCAGAAATGTGGATTTCATCTGCCGCCGCACCATCACCGGTATGACTATAGGTGGCAAGATATCAGCTTCCGCCCAAGGTGAAGTCCTGATCGAGACAGAGTGTCATCTTTTGCCCAAAGGCCACGATCTTCAGATCAGAGCGGGAATCAGCATTTTCCATGACCAGTACCATCTAACGTTCCAGCTCGACAAGCAGATCAAAGGTCACTCTGCCCTGGGAGACATACTGGCCTGGCTTGCAGAGTGTGTAGGGCTTCAGTCCGATGACTTCAATTTTGTGACGGACATGCTTATGCAGCAGGATGGGAAGGCCTTTGGGGATGCGCTGGAGTTGCGCCGGATCCAGATTGCTCTCGGCACTGATGACGGCGGCAAGACAACCAAGTTGATGTCTTTTAGTGTCGACATTCAGGCCACGGCAACATTTGGGCATGAGAATGGCCCTGATGGCAATCCCAAGGACGCAGACCCTGTTGTCTTTCTGCTGAC CCCTGACAGGAACTTGGCGCCTGGGTTCGAGGAAATCAACTCTCTCGTCCCCACTCTCGCCAAAGTCCGCAAGGCCATCAGCATCCCGGGCCTCATCCCAGGCTTGAACATCGAGAACGTGCCACACAATATTCCCACTGATATCAGCAGAGCCTACATCGTGCTCAACCAAAGCAGTATAGCCGTGGGCGGTACTGTCCAGTCGCTGGATTTTACCTCCCAGGATAAAGACTACCCCGTACCACAGCTTAATCTTGGATGGGTCAGCATCGACGCTTCGTACAACTGGGCCAAAGGGGCAACATCTCCTCTCAACGTCAAGGCCTCCTTTCTCGCCGAGCTCAGGCCGTCCAAGAATGCTACACACAAGGAGCCTGCCACGCTCGTGGGCGCCATGGTCTATGATAGTGGCAAGTGGACTTTGAGCGCTGACCTGGAAGGACTAtatctctcctctctctacAACTTCTTTTTCCAGAAGCCATCGAACGCCGACCCCGATGCAACTGGCGAAGCAGATCACGTTCTCCCGCTCATCGAGGCCATCGAGATTGAAAGCATGAAGCTCACCTACGTCTATGACAAGACGCCTACTACGGGAGACCAAGTTGTTGGCAGCTCATTCACCTTTGACGGAATTTTGAATGTCTCTGATTTGCAGCTCAAACTTCATTTCTCGtatgagaagaaggccttTGAGTTCCGAGCAACGTTACATGCCGGATCGGCGACAACCATTGGGAAGATCATCGAAGATCTCGTCGGAGATGGCATCGACGTCCCAGAGTTCTTGTACGACGCCAAACTAGATCCAGCAAAAGACGGCCTTGAGATCGGTGTCATGAAGGGCTCATCGGCAAAGCCAGGCACCCCTGCACCATTCCACTTTGTGGCCAAGCTCACGGTGAATTTCCCCAAAGATGTCCAAATCACGTTGACCTTCGCCCAGTGGCATGGTAGCAACTGGTCTGCTTCAGAACCGTCCAAGAAGCTGATCAAGGCCGCTCTGACCGGCATCCCCCATGTGTCCATCCCTCTTGTTGGCGATATCACGCAGCCATTTGACGAGATGTACTTCATGCATGTGATCGACGGTaccaagaagaagtcatcCCAGCAACTTCCTGGCATAACTcgcaaggagaaggatgatCTCAATCTGGATGAAGCATTCAAGGCTCATCCTCTCGTTGCCAAGGATAAATCCAAGGATACCAGCGATGATGTAGTGGTCATCACTGCAGGCGCGCACCTCGCGATTGTCATCAAGAACGAGAGAGGCGAGAGAGTCTGCATCCTCGACTACAACttcaagaagcaaaagactGTCGGAGATGGAAAGGAGAACACCAAAAAGCGAACCATCCCGGCGGGGGGAGAAAGCAAGGAACCTGCAAAGAAGGACTCGGACGGCAGCGCGGCCTCGGCGCCTCTGAAAAAGAAGATGGGCGGCCTATCCATCAGCGATATCGGTCTCAAATACGAGAACAAGATTCTCAGCATCTCTTTTACCGCCACCATGGAACTCGGTCCCGTGGGCTTCAGTCTCATCGGGTTCGCTCTCAACATGGAGCTAACGAGCCTCAATCTGAGCGATATCAGGATGCTGCCTCCTAGCCTGGAAGGCTTCTCAGTTGTTTTCGAGCGCAAGCCCCTTTCCATTGCCGGCATCATCCGCCATGGAAAGACTCCCGAACTTGAGTACTACGCCGGTGGACTCATCGTCGGATGGACGCCCTACCAACTCGAGGCAGCAGGCTTCTATGGCAAAGCCAAGCCCGAGGGACGAGACCCCTTCGTCTCCGTCTTCGTTTTTGCAAAGCTTGCGGGACCGCTTGTCTCGCTTGAATTCGCAGAGATCTCTGGCGTGACGGGAGGGTTTGGATACAATTCCAGCGTCCGCGTGCCCACAGCCGATCAGATTCCCTCGTTTCCCTTCATTGATCAGCATGCCACGGATAATGCCGGCGATGCACTGGAAGCGCTGCAGAAGCTGACCAGCGCGGGACAGGATGCGTGGTTCCAGCCTTTGCCGGATACGTATTGGGCAGCAGCGGGCATGAAGATTGATGCCTTCCAGATGATCGCGCTTGACGCTGTTGTCGTTGTACAGTTCGGCACTTCTATCAAGCTGGGCATATTTGGTGTTGCATTAGTCGATGTTCCTAGCAGCCTGTCAGACTTCAAGTTTGCCCATGTTGAGCTCGGCCTCGCTGTTGTCGTCGATTTCGACATTGGTATCATGAAAGTGGAGGCGCAGCTCTCCCCCAAATCCTACATCCTTCATCCAAGCTGTAAGTTGACGGGTGGCTTTGCCCTTTGGTACTGGTTTGACGCCCCCCACGCTGATCAGGCCAATGTGGGCAACTTTGTCTTCTCCCTCGGGGGTTATCACCAGGCTTTCAAAGTTCCAGTCGGATGGCCTGTCCCAGATCGCCTCAAAATCAGCTGGGGTCTGGGCAATAACCTGTCCATCTCGGGAGAAGCCTTCTTTGCCATCACACCCAAAGTTTGCATGGGAGGTGGCAGACTTCGAGCTTCCTACTCCGCCGGGCCCATAGCAGCTTGGTTCGACGCTTTTGCCAATTTCCTGATCCAATACCAGCCTTTCCACTTTGCATCAGAAGCAGGCATTTGCATCGGCGCAAGCTTCAACCTGGACATCTGGTTCATTCACATCCACATCTCGGTCGAAGTGTCAGCAGATCTATACCTCTGGGGCCCCCCCTTGGCGGGCATTGTCTCTGTCAACATCAAAGTAGCCAGATTCAACATTCACTTCGGCGATGACAACAACGGACCCGGTGCACTGCAGCTCGACCAGTTCTTTGACCTTGTCTTGCAGGCTTctagcaagaagaaggcagcaaccaccaccacccccatgTCGGTCGCAATACCCATCAATCCAATCATGGAACCGGATCAAGCAGCCAGGTTCAAAAGGATGTCTGACAACGTGGGACATACCTTCCTGGCGCGGTTCGGCCTCATGAACGATACCTCTGATCCCAAGCGCGAGCAGAACGCGGAGTGGGTAGTCAGGGGCGGCACATTCAGCTTTTCCATCGGTTGCAAGATGATGGTTGACGACGTGAAGCTTGTAGGCAACAGCAAAGAAGACATCAACTCCAAGGCCTCCGGGGCAGGCAGCATATACGCCAAACCGATGAAGACCGATTCCTCCCTTGCCTCGCACATGACTGTGCGGATCACCCAGACCCAAGGGAAGCAGGTATGGGGAATGAGTCAGGAGTACAAGTCTGTTCCTACTGGTTTGTGGCAAAAGT ACGACTCATCAAAAGACCCCTTGAACGGAAAGGCAAATAACAACATTGACGACTATCTCAACGACAAAGACGGAGGGATGAAGCTAATGAGCGGCATTTTGTtttctgctcctccacccaagATGTCGGATGATAAGCTCAAGGTGTTTGACATCATCGACTCGACGCTCATGGAGATTGAGTCTGATAGGCAGTTCCCTCTTCCAACAGACTGCCATAAAGACTGGGATCCTTACCCGCCAAGgaacgaggaggacgatgatgagtgGACGGTTGTGCAGAAGAGGTGGAAGACACCTCTGTGGAACACGGATAATGAGCCTAAGCACAGTGCTGTTTCCCTTGCAGTCGATTCGAGCCCagaggctgctgctcagcCTATTGTTCCAGTGGAACCCAAGACGCGAGACGTACAGACTGATTTTGTTTCTGCTTTTGTCCATGCTTTTAATTGGGATGCTGGCTTGAAGTTACCTAGCCTGGCCAAGATGCCTCGGAAGCTGGAAAAGAGGTTTGGAGATTTGTTTGTCGTTCCACCGATGATGACTGCTTAG
- a CDS encoding hypothetical protein (EggNog:ENOG503NYPH; COG:G; CAZy:GH67), producing the protein MRSLLWLAVVGLAVAEDGLAAWLRYARVPGASRHLGKLPSAVVTLNATKGYPVHTAGQELVDGIGGLFGKKLTVAKSKPKGTTATVGTVSAYVDKNPSAAKGLPDLVEDGFYLKISKGNVLILGQNERGALYGAFHYLSVIAQGNVSDFTLTSNPDAPVRWVNQWDNMQDGGTHGSVERGYGGDSIFFWDGHIREDLTRAGQYARLLASIGINAVVANNVNANASILTPENMDGLARIADVFRPYGVQLGVSLNFAAPQLLGGLDTFDPLDKAVVNWWQGIADNLYKRIPDMAGYLVKANSEGQPGPMTYNRTLADGANLFARTLQPHGGIILFRAFVYDHRSLNQTLDWKADRANAAVDYFDGLDDKFEDNVVIQIKYGPIDFQVREPVSPLFTHLRRTGATVELQITQEYLGQQAHVVYLAPMWKELLDFDLRVDSKPSTLKSIVSGKRFGQKLTGYAGVVNVGTNTTWLGSHLAMSNLYAYGKLAWDPEQTSTGILKEWTTLTFGHDKLVHDVITKISMESWPAYEDYSGNLGIQTLTDILLGHYGPNPGSQDGNPWGQWTRADDDTIGMDRTVWNGTGFAGQYPPEIAAMYENIETTPDNLLLWFHHVPYTQKLKSGKTVIQHFYDAHYKGSATAQTFVTLWEKLKGRIDKERYEHVLFRLIYQAGHSLVWRDSVNQFYFNKSGIPDELGRVGNHKYRIEAEEMELKGYKSYRVSPFEAASGYHCVVTETNSTVGTATTKLKVPSGKYDLAVNYYDMALGNSTWELFVDRKLVGKWKGDLEYELGRAPSPYIDGQTAARKTFRGVRVKKGSELKVVGRPDGLEPAPIDYISVLPEGTVN; encoded by the exons ATGCGGAGTTTGTTGTGGCTCGCGGTCGTCGGCCTTGCCGTCGCCGAAGATGGTCTCGCTGCCTGGCTACGATATGCTCGCGTCCCAGGTGCCTCCCGCCACCTCGGCAAACTGCCTTCCGCCGTCGTCACTCTCAATGCCACCAAGGGATATCCCGTCCATACCGCTGGACAGGAGCTGGTGGACGGCATCGGCGGTCTTTTTGGCAAGAAGTTGACTGTTGCAAAATCAAAGCCCAAGGGTACCACTGCCACCGTTGGCACCGTCAGCGCATACGTCGACAAGAACCCTTCTGCTGCCAAGGGTCTGCCCGAcctcgtcgaggatggcTTCTACCTCAAGATCTCCAAGGGCAACGTCCTGATCCTCGGTCAAAACGAGCGAGGTGCCCTCTACGGTGCCTTCCACTACCTCTCCGTCATCGCCCAGGGCAATGTGTCCGACTTTACcctcacctccaaccccgaTGCGCCAGTCCGATGGGTGAACCAATGGGACAACATGCAAGATGGTGGCACTCATGGCAGCGTCGAGCGTGGTTATGGCGGTgactccatcttcttctgggaCGGACACATCCGCGAGGACCTCACCCGCGCCGGTCAGTACGCCCGGCTGTTGGCTTCCATTGGTATCAACGCCGTCGTAGCCAACAATGTCAACGCCAATGCTTCGATACTTACCCCCGAGAATATGGACGGTCTTGCTCGCATCGCCGATGTCTTCCGCCCCTACGGTGTCCAGCTTGGTGTCTCGCTCAACTTCGCCGCTCCTCAGCTTCTCGGTGGGCTTGATACCTTCGACCCCCTCGACAAGGCTGTCGTCAACTGGTGGCAGGGCATCGCCGACAACCTCTACAAGCGCATTCCCGACATGGCGGGTTACCTCGTCAAGGCCAACTCGGAAGGCCAGCCCGGTCCCATGACATACAACCGCACCCTGGCTGATGGCGCCAACCTGTTTGCGCGCACTCTCCAGCCCCACGGCGGTATCATCCTTTTCCGCGCTTTCGTCTACGATCACCGCAGCTTGAACCAGACTTTGGACTGGAAGGCTGACCGCGCCAACGCGGCCGTCGACTACTTCGACGGTCTCGATGACAAGTTTGAGGACAATGTTGTCATTCAGATCAAGTATGGCCCTATCGACTTCCAGGTCCGCGAGCCTGTTTCGCCTCTCTTCACCCACCTTCGCAGGACTGGTGCCACAGTTGAGCTTCAGATTACCCAGGAGTATCTTGGCCAACAAGCCC ACGTCGTCTACCTCGCTCCCATGTGGAAGGAACTCCTCGACTTTGATCTCCGCGTCGACAGCAAGCCCTCGACCCTGAAGTCCATCGTGTCTGGCAAGCGCTTCGGCCAGAAGCTCACCGGGTACGCCGGTGTCGTCAACGtcggcaccaacaccacctggCTCGGCTCCCACCTGGCCATGTCCAACCTCTACGCCTACGGCAAGCTCGCCTGGGACCCGGAGCAAACCTCCACCGGCATCCTCAAGGAGTGgaccaccctcaccttcgGCCACGATAAGCTCGTCCACGatgtcatcaccaagatctCGATGGAGTCCTGGCCCGCCTACGAGGATTACTCCGGCAACCTCGGCATCCAAACCCTAaccgacatcctcctcggccactACGGTCCCAACCCCGGCTCCCAAGACGGAAACCCCTGGGGTCAATGGACTCGCGCCGACGATGACACCATCGGCATGGACCGCACAGTATGGAACGGCACCGGTTTTGCCGGCCAGTACCCCCCTGAAATCGCAGCCATGTACGAGAACATTGAGACCACCCCCGACAACCTTCTGTTGTGGTTCCACCACGTCCCGTACACCCAAAAGCTCAAGTCGGGCAAGACAGTCATTCAACACTTTTACGACGCTCACTACAAGGGCAGCGCCACGGCGCAGACATTCGTCACCCTTtgggagaagctcaagggcCGGATTGACAAAGAGCGCTACGAGCACGTTTTGTTCCGGCTCATCTACCAGGCTGGCCATTCGCTCGTCTGGCGTGACAGTGTGAACCAGTTTTACTTCAACAAGAGCGGTATCCCTGATGAACTCGGTCGTGTGGGCAACCACAAGTACAGGATTGAAGCTGAGGAGATGGAGCTCAAGGGGTATAAGTCGTATAGAGTCTCTCCTTTTGAGGCAGCAAGCGGGTATCACTGTGTCGTTACCGAGACGAACAGCACTGTTGGCACTGCCACGACGAAGCTCAAGGTTCCGAGCGGGAAGTATGATCTTGCGGTTAATTACTATGATATGGCGTTGGGGAATTCGACCTGGGAGCTGTTTGTGGATAGGAAGTTGGTggggaagtggaagggggatTTGGAGTATGAGCTTGGACGGGCGCCGTCGCCATATATTGATGGGCAGACGGCCGCGAGGAAGACGTttaggggggtgagggtcAAGAAGGGGAGTGAGCTAAAGGTTGTGGGGAGGCCGGATGGGTTGGAGCCGGCGCCGATTGATTATATTTCGGTGTTGCCCGAGGGCACTGTGAATTAA
- a CDS encoding hypothetical protein (EggNog:ENOG503PGAU) — MVSPGTFSPVVNRDYMVNGLLQPRQIESLEKAYSQLEVLNAREPRSRRSYHILLQRRRWYGYERLHISNPQCLDHGLDTPYGADKGGRDPAGNVDVLSVKANVQMETVAGVPVYYEADAGVYLADAEAGPFHGTLGLAADTEIGCRDQSVGCKVLGCGVRVGRVCEISALGSGLGIDLGKFKWR, encoded by the exons ATGGTGAGCCCGGGAACCTTTAGCCCTGTGG TGAATAGGGATTATATGGTTAATGGCTTGCTGCAGCCGAGGCAAATTGAATCCTTAGAAAAAGCGTATTCCCAACTTGAGGTTCTGAACGCAC GTGAACCAAGATCACGACGGAGTTACCACATTCTACTTCAACGCCGGCGCTGGTACGGATACGAACGGTTGCATATTTCAAACCCACAGTGCCTCGACCACGGCCTCGATACTCCATACGGCGCAGACAAAGGGGGCCGAGATCCAGCAGGCAATGTCGACGTTCTCAGCGTAAAGGCCAATGTGCAGATGGAAACGGTGGCTGGTGTTCCAGTTTATTATGAAGCTGACGCAGGGGTGTACCTCGCCGACGCTGAAGCCGGTCCTTTTCACGGCACTCTTGGGTTAGCTGCAGACACTGAGATAGGATGCAGAGATCAGTCAGTTGGATGCAAGGTGCTGGGTTGCGGGGTGAGGGTAGGAAGGGTCTGCGAAATCTCGGCCTTGGGCAGTGGCCTTGGAATCGACTTGGGGAAGTTTAAATGGCGGTGA